A genome region from Microbacterium sp. CGR2 includes the following:
- the pip gene encoding prolyl aminopeptidase — protein sequence MMNLDSLYPPIEPFETGELLVGDGHRVYWEVSGNPEGKPVVFLHGGPGSGTSPWQRRFFDPEKYRIVLLDQRGCGKSTPHASDPAADLRHITTAHLIADIELLRKNLGIGRWQVFGGSWGSALALAYAQAHPDAVTELILRGIFTLRRAELEWFYEGGAAALFPDLWDDFIAPISVLERSRMIEAYHRRLFDPDPEVHVPAAVAWSTWEASTVTLRPDAEQIASMSDARTATAFARIENHFFVHRGWWEEGQLIAGVPGIRHIPTVIVQGRHDVCTPMMTAWDLHRAWPEAEFVVVDDAGHAATEPGTQKALRDATDRFAASAR from the coding sequence ATGATGAACCTGGATTCGCTGTATCCGCCGATCGAGCCGTTCGAGACGGGCGAGCTCCTGGTGGGCGATGGGCATCGCGTCTACTGGGAGGTCAGCGGCAACCCCGAGGGCAAGCCGGTGGTCTTCCTGCACGGCGGACCCGGAAGCGGCACGTCACCCTGGCAGCGACGGTTCTTCGATCCCGAGAAGTACCGCATCGTGCTGCTCGACCAGCGTGGCTGCGGAAAGAGCACGCCGCATGCGAGCGACCCTGCCGCGGATCTTCGCCACATCACCACCGCGCATCTCATCGCCGACATCGAGCTGCTGCGAAAGAACCTCGGTATCGGCCGGTGGCAGGTGTTCGGGGGCTCCTGGGGGAGTGCTCTCGCACTCGCCTACGCACAGGCCCACCCGGATGCCGTCACCGAGCTCATCCTTCGCGGGATCTTCACATTGCGCCGCGCGGAACTGGAGTGGTTCTACGAAGGCGGTGCCGCAGCGCTGTTCCCGGACCTCTGGGACGACTTCATCGCACCGATCTCGGTACTCGAACGCTCACGCATGATCGAGGCGTATCACCGGCGCCTGTTCGATCCCGACCCCGAGGTTCACGTGCCGGCGGCTGTCGCCTGGTCGACGTGGGAAGCGTCGACCGTCACGCTGCGACCGGACGCCGAGCAGATCGCGTCGATGTCGGATGCGCGCACCGCGACCGCGTTCGCTCGCATCGAGAACCACTTCTTCGTCCATCGCGGCTGGTGGGAAGAGGGGCAGCTCATCGCGGGGGTGCCCGGCATACGCCATATCCCGACCGTGATCGTGCAGGGGCGGCACGATGTGTGCACGCCGATGATGACCGCCTGGGATCTGCATCGCGCCTGGCCTGAAGCGGAGTTCGTCGTGGTCGACGACGCCGGTCACGCAGCGACGGAGCCGGGAACCCAGAAGGCGCTGCGCGACGCGACGGATCGATTCGCCGCTTCCGCTCGCTGA
- a CDS encoding aldehyde dehydrogenase family protein, whose product MSATPAAVGSAAAPRTKKASHPALDESERARLDGAIGELQAGARTWSALTVAQRVTLLRGVRTSVAATAEDWAITAASSKGLGPQHPLRGEEWLSGPYSVLGALDAYIETLSRLAQGINPLDGVSLARAPGGRTRVHAFPLTGVDRFLLSGFSGEVWLEPGITPRAARAEAGLAQRTPADSGGVGLVLGAGNVTSIPVLDVMYELLAHNRTVILKVNPTQDPLVAVYKRALAPLISTGLLRITRGGPEVGAYLTGHPDLSHVHITGSAATFDAIVWGPSTGPAKAATTRRRRENRPLLKKPITAELGGVSPIIVVPGDWTHADLTYQAEHIATMRLQNSGHNCIAGQVVIISSDWDQADAFRAALRSAYASAPERPTWYPGATSRMTLAADAYPDGLVLGDRLLVEIDEGDDPSALFTTEYFAPVLGVVSLPGAGQEFLDAAVIHANDKLQGTLGANLLIDPATESALGTGFERAIADLRYGSIAINGWTAFGFITPTLTWGAYPGSTIDDVGSGIGVVHNALLLDHVERSVVRGPFRPSPRWLTSGLRHPGSLKSSRATILPKPPWFVSARTGAVVSEGLTRHRANGGTLGLVKTLLQAMRA is encoded by the coding sequence ATGTCTGCCACTCCCGCCGCCGTCGGATCGGCGGCCGCCCCGCGCACGAAGAAGGCTTCGCACCCCGCACTCGATGAGAGCGAACGTGCGCGACTCGACGGAGCGATCGGCGAACTCCAGGCGGGTGCTCGCACCTGGTCGGCACTGACCGTCGCGCAACGGGTGACTCTTCTGCGGGGGGTGCGGACCAGCGTCGCCGCCACCGCGGAGGATTGGGCGATCACCGCTGCCTCCTCCAAAGGCCTCGGCCCGCAGCATCCGCTTCGCGGCGAAGAATGGCTCAGCGGCCCGTACAGTGTGCTCGGCGCACTCGATGCGTACATCGAGACGCTTTCGCGCCTGGCGCAGGGGATCAATCCGCTCGACGGTGTCTCGCTCGCTCGGGCTCCCGGTGGCCGCACCCGCGTGCATGCATTCCCGTTGACCGGGGTCGACCGATTCCTGCTCTCCGGGTTCAGTGGCGAGGTCTGGCTCGAACCGGGCATCACCCCCCGTGCCGCCCGTGCGGAGGCGGGCCTCGCCCAACGCACGCCGGCCGACTCTGGCGGCGTCGGCCTGGTGCTGGGCGCCGGCAACGTCACCTCGATCCCGGTGCTCGACGTGATGTACGAGCTGCTCGCCCACAACCGCACGGTGATCCTCAAGGTGAACCCGACGCAGGACCCCCTGGTGGCCGTGTACAAGCGCGCCCTCGCGCCGCTCATCAGCACCGGACTCCTGCGCATCACGCGCGGCGGACCCGAGGTCGGTGCGTATCTGACCGGCCACCCGGACCTGTCCCACGTGCACATCACCGGCTCCGCTGCCACCTTCGATGCGATCGTCTGGGGGCCCTCGACAGGACCGGCGAAGGCGGCGACGACCCGACGCCGACGCGAGAACCGCCCCCTGCTGAAGAAGCCCATCACGGCGGAACTCGGCGGGGTCTCGCCGATCATCGTGGTCCCCGGCGACTGGACGCACGCAGACCTCACCTATCAGGCCGAGCACATCGCGACCATGCGCCTGCAGAACAGCGGCCACAACTGCATCGCCGGTCAGGTCGTCATCATCTCGTCCGATTGGGATCAGGCCGACGCTTTCCGCGCAGCACTGCGCAGCGCGTATGCGAGCGCCCCCGAGCGTCCGACCTGGTACCCCGGCGCCACTTCACGGATGACGCTCGCCGCTGACGCCTACCCCGATGGGCTCGTGCTGGGCGACCGCCTTCTCGTGGAGATCGATGAGGGCGACGACCCTTCCGCCCTCTTCACCACCGAGTACTTCGCCCCCGTCCTCGGCGTCGTCAGCCTGCCGGGCGCCGGACAGGAGTTCCTCGATGCTGCGGTGATCCACGCGAACGACAAGCTTCAGGGCACTCTCGGGGCGAATCTGCTCATCGATCCTGCGACCGAGTCGGCGCTCGGCACGGGTTTCGAACGTGCCATCGCCGACCTGCGCTACGGCTCGATCGCGATCAACGGGTGGACGGCGTTCGGGTTCATCACCCCGACACTCACCTGGGGGGCATATCCCGGAAGCACGATCGACGACGTCGGCAGCGGCATCGGTGTCGTTCACAACGCGCTGCTGCTCGACCACGTGGAGCGTTCCGTGGTGCGCGGCCCCTTCCGCCCGTCACCGCGCTGGCTCACCAGCGGTCTCCGCCACCCCGGATCGCTGAAGTCGTCGAGAGCCACGATCCTGCCGAAACCGCCGTGGTTCGTCTCGGCGCGCACCGGGGCGGTCGTGAGCGAGGGACTGACGCGGCATCGCGCGAACGGCGGCACGCTCGGCCTGGTGAAGACCCTTCTTCAGGCGATGCGCGCCTGA
- a CDS encoding glutaredoxin domain-containing protein, whose translation MTAPASDTLTMFGAEWCSDCRRTKKQLDTLGVEYTYVDLEADPSAADVAKEISGRMNIPVVLYPDASHHVEPSNADVEAKLRELSLI comes from the coding sequence ATGACTGCTCCCGCTTCTGACACCCTCACGATGTTCGGCGCCGAGTGGTGCAGCGACTGCCGCCGCACCAAGAAGCAACTCGACACGCTCGGCGTCGAGTACACGTACGTCGATCTCGAGGCCGACCCTTCTGCTGCCGACGTCGCGAAAGAGATCTCCGGCCGGATGAACATCCCTGTGGTCCTCTACCCGGATGCCTCGCACCATGTCGAGCCGTCGAACGCAGACGTCGAGGCGAAGCTGCGCGAACTCTCGCTGATCTGA
- a CDS encoding adenylyltransferase/cytidyltransferase family protein, with amino-acid sequence MGTRIGYAVGAFDLFHVGHLNLLRHAKQQCDILIAGVVSDEMLREVKGIEPVIPTAERAEIVKHITFVDDVYIEATPSKLDSWRDVQFTHFFKGDDWRGTDKGLRLEREFAEVGVEVVYFPYTAHTSSSSLRRALDAITAGAKTPALASTR; translated from the coding sequence ATGGGGACGCGTATCGGCTATGCCGTGGGTGCTTTCGACCTGTTTCACGTCGGGCACCTCAACCTTCTTCGTCACGCCAAACAGCAGTGCGACATTCTGATCGCCGGCGTCGTCAGCGACGAGATGCTCCGTGAGGTGAAGGGCATCGAGCCCGTCATCCCGACAGCGGAGCGTGCGGAGATCGTCAAGCACATCACCTTCGTCGACGACGTCTACATCGAGGCGACACCGTCGAAGCTCGACTCGTGGCGCGACGTGCAGTTCACGCACTTCTTCAAGGGCGACGACTGGCGCGGCACCGACAAGGGGCTGCGCCTGGAACGGGAGTTCGCCGAGGTGGGCGTCGAAGTCGTGTACTTCCCGTATACGGCGCACACGTCGAGCTCGTCGCTGCGGCGAGCGCTCGACGCGATCACGGCGGGAGCCAAGACGCCGGCCCTGGCGTCGACGCGCTGA